A section of the Leptotrichia buccalis C-1013-b genome encodes:
- a CDS encoding efflux RND transporter permease subunit: MTVAEFATKRVVSTTMILLFMIFSGFMTMRSMKKELIPDFKFPMVVISTSWTGAASEDVKTQISKKIEDAALNVDGIKNISTSSTYGNSNVIVEFNFGTDTDIKQVQIQSEIDKIKRDLPSDANDPVVSKMNMAGGNSDMALMVAIRGGDEATITSFIEETLKPRLKRNRGVGDISVFGNATRQIKVKLDPYRLQAYNLSPSEIYAKIQAANTIVPGGTVKDGSKEFILKVDGELKTLEQIQNIIISNKDNQVVRLNDVATVEYGTKDKTSYSKYDGQDMISVMIQKSKDGNLVEIASIARKALEEMKPLFPSGTSYEIITDNSIRVKEAISNVTSTGLQALVITIIVLLVFLKDLRAALVVGMSIPISAMFTFFLLGTQGITLNMISLMGLALAIGSLVDNAVVTLDNIFDHIQLNKEPAMVAAIRGTNEVILPMIASTATSVCVFLPIVLFPGFAKEVFSGISFSMMFALSTSIVVAMLFIPMASSIFLNIEKISGAAGKAHRFNAFRDKYKELVKKALENRKVVIIGIAVLFVVVVFGLGKTVKSAFFPTIDNNEYSVVASLSTGLDVEVAHEISKQMEQIVKEDPVTKNYTTIVNAQAAIVNVDVKKDTMKAMERVRQKMSNIPNVTIAVSPQKAGGRAVSKDYSFQVEGDNAEEINRIANAIMADMKQQSWFKDVKSSSEGGYPQAQLEVDRVKAESYGLSVTDITRMLNQTVLGVDPIEVTQDTETLKVYMEFEDEYKNSLEKILNIMIKTSTGQFVRLGDIATMKEVEGAASIETYNGAQIVTVGANMDKSKGLNDAASFVNASFQKTNPAAGYKIAPAGNAQSQKEMGGEIMNALALSIVLIYIVLAVQLESFVLPLIMMLALPLSMIGVIFGLAVTRIQLSMFVMIGILMLFGMAVNNAIVLLDFVSGLRQKGMEIREALVEAAGSRLRPILMTTLTTVLGWIPMVFSSKGSSGYYQGMAVAVMFGLSFCTLLTLFFIPVAYSIVEERKEKRQKAKEEKRRAKKINERN, translated from the coding sequence ATGACAGTAGCAGAATTTGCGACGAAAAGAGTCGTTTCTACAACGATGATATTATTATTTATGATTTTTTCAGGATTCATGACTATGCGTTCGATGAAGAAGGAATTGATACCTGATTTTAAGTTTCCAATGGTAGTTATCAGTACGAGCTGGACAGGAGCCGCTTCTGAAGATGTAAAAACTCAGATTTCTAAAAAAATAGAAGATGCGGCACTAAATGTTGATGGGATTAAGAATATTTCAACAAGTTCAACTTATGGAAATTCAAATGTTATAGTTGAGTTTAATTTTGGTACAGATACTGATATAAAGCAGGTGCAAATACAATCAGAAATTGATAAAATAAAAAGAGATTTACCAAGTGACGCAAACGATCCAGTTGTTTCAAAAATGAATATGGCTGGAGGAAATTCAGATATGGCACTAATGGTTGCAATAAGAGGCGGAGACGAGGCTACGATTACTTCTTTTATAGAGGAAACGTTAAAACCTAGACTTAAGAGAAACAGAGGTGTCGGTGATATATCAGTATTTGGAAATGCCACAAGGCAAATAAAAGTGAAACTGGATCCATACAGATTGCAGGCGTACAATTTGTCTCCAAGTGAAATATATGCAAAAATTCAAGCAGCTAATACAATTGTTCCAGGCGGAACGGTAAAAGATGGCAGCAAGGAATTTATACTGAAAGTTGACGGTGAATTAAAAACGTTGGAACAAATACAGAATATTATTATTTCCAATAAAGATAATCAGGTAGTCAGATTGAATGATGTGGCGACGGTTGAATACGGAACAAAGGATAAAACGTCTTATTCTAAATATGATGGACAAGATATGATTTCAGTTATGATTCAGAAAAGTAAGGATGGAAATCTAGTTGAAATTGCAAGTATAGCAAGAAAAGCTCTAGAAGAAATGAAACCTTTATTTCCATCGGGAACAAGCTATGAAATAATAACTGATAACAGTATAAGAGTAAAAGAGGCAATATCTAATGTGACAAGTACGGGTCTTCAAGCGCTGGTCATAACAATAATAGTGCTGCTGGTCTTTTTGAAAGATTTAAGAGCGGCACTTGTTGTTGGAATGTCGATACCAATATCAGCGATGTTTACGTTCTTTCTACTAGGTACACAGGGAATTACGTTAAATATGATTTCGCTTATGGGGTTGGCACTTGCGATTGGATCGTTGGTGGATAATGCGGTAGTTACGTTAGACAATATATTTGATCATATTCAGTTAAATAAGGAACCGGCAATGGTGGCGGCTATTCGAGGGACAAATGAGGTAATACTTCCAATGATAGCGTCAACAGCAACTTCAGTTTGTGTATTTTTACCAATAGTCTTATTTCCAGGATTTGCAAAGGAAGTCTTTTCAGGAATTTCTTTTTCAATGATGTTTGCACTATCTACTTCAATTGTTGTGGCAATGCTGTTTATCCCGATGGCTTCGAGTATATTTTTAAATATTGAGAAAATATCAGGGGCTGCAGGAAAAGCACATAGATTTAATGCGTTTAGAGACAAATACAAGGAGCTTGTAAAAAAAGCGTTGGAAAATAGAAAAGTTGTCATAATTGGGATAGCAGTTCTATTTGTTGTGGTAGTTTTTGGACTTGGAAAAACTGTAAAAAGTGCATTTTTCCCGACGATTGACAATAATGAATATTCAGTGGTGGCATCACTTTCTACTGGACTGGATGTGGAAGTGGCACACGAAATTTCTAAACAAATGGAACAGATAGTAAAAGAAGACCCTGTAACTAAAAATTATACAACGATAGTAAATGCTCAGGCGGCAATAGTAAATGTTGATGTAAAAAAAGATACGATGAAGGCTATGGAACGAGTGCGTCAAAAAATGAGCAATATTCCAAACGTTACAATTGCAGTGTCACCGCAGAAGGCTGGAGGACGTGCAGTTTCAAAGGATTATTCATTCCAAGTTGAAGGAGATAATGCTGAAGAAATCAATAGAATTGCCAATGCGATTATGGCAGATATGAAGCAGCAGAGCTGGTTCAAGGATGTAAAATCATCATCGGAAGGCGGATATCCACAGGCACAGCTGGAAGTAGACAGAGTAAAGGCAGAAAGTTATGGACTGAGTGTTACAGATATCACTAGAATGTTAAATCAGACAGTTTTAGGAGTAGATCCAATAGAAGTAACTCAAGATACTGAAACATTAAAAGTTTATATGGAATTTGAAGACGAGTATAAAAATTCGCTTGAAAAAATATTGAATATAATGATAAAAACTAGCACAGGACAATTTGTAAGGCTGGGAGATATAGCGACAATGAAGGAAGTGGAAGGAGCGGCTTCAATTGAGACTTATAATGGAGCTCAAATCGTAACAGTCGGTGCAAATATGGACAAATCCAAGGGACTGAATGACGCCGCTTCTTTTGTAAATGCTTCGTTCCAAAAAACTAATCCAGCGGCAGGATACAAAATAGCTCCAGCAGGAAATGCACAAAGCCAGAAGGAAATGGGTGGAGAAATTATGAATGCGCTGGCATTGTCAATAGTTCTTATCTATATCGTGCTGGCAGTACAGCTGGAATCATTTGTATTACCGCTAATAATGATGTTGGCATTGCCATTGTCAATGATTGGAGTAATATTTGGACTGGCAGTAACAAGGATACAGCTCAGCATGTTCGTTATGATCGGGATTCTTATGCTGTTTGGGATGGCGGTTAATAATGCCATCGTGCTGTTGGATTTCGTGTCGGGATTACGGCAAAAAGGCATGGAAATTCGAGAGGCTCTAGTGGAAGCAGCAGGTTCAAGACTTCGTCCAATACTTATGACAACACTTACAACGGTACTTGGATGGATTCCAATGGTATTTTCAAGTAAAGGAAGTTCAGGTTATTATCAAGGAATGGCGGTAGCAGTTATGTTTGGACTGTCGTTCTGTACACTCTTGACTTTATTCTTTATACCAGTAGCTTATTCAATTGTTGAAGAAAGAAAGGAAAAAAGACAGAAAGCGAAGGAAGAAAAAAGAAGAGCAAAAAAAATAAATGAAAGAAATTAA
- the tsaB gene encoding tRNA (adenosine(37)-N6)-threonylcarbamoyltransferase complex dimerization subunit type 1 TsaB has product MEKNMLIFGITTTTKLAGLSLYENDKLLGEMHVEMAKTHSTTILEQIDSLLKWTGKKLDEIENVIVSIGPGSFTGVRIAISVVKGLFFGRNVNFYEVNELDALGFQAYYNLEKNSENNENVKIYSLIDSRKEKVYYAVYEILQKKGNFENENGKNKLKLEMVKSYEVSKLDKIIEEIIENSKINNKVYMVGDAIFNYKEKILDKLGNYIKIFEDKNLKINTMTFVQMFLDENLKNADVMRKTDIFNLKPDYLEKSQAERDKK; this is encoded by the coding sequence ATGGAGAAAAATATGTTGATATTTGGGATAACGACTACGACTAAGCTGGCTGGATTGTCGCTTTATGAGAATGATAAACTGCTAGGGGAAATGCATGTGGAAATGGCAAAAACACATTCTACTACGATTTTAGAGCAGATTGATAGCCTTTTGAAATGGACAGGGAAAAAGCTGGATGAAATTGAAAATGTAATTGTTTCGATAGGACCGGGTTCGTTTACGGGTGTTCGGATAGCAATTTCGGTTGTTAAGGGATTGTTTTTTGGACGGAATGTGAATTTTTATGAAGTGAATGAGCTGGATGCACTTGGATTTCAAGCTTATTATAATTTGGAAAAAAATTCTGAAAATAATGAGAATGTGAAAATATATTCATTGATTGATTCCCGAAAAGAAAAAGTTTATTATGCTGTTTATGAGATTTTGCAAAAAAAAGGAAATTTTGAAAATGAAAATGGAAAAAATAAATTAAAATTAGAAATGGTAAAAAGTTATGAAGTTTCCAAACTTGACAAAATTATTGAAGAAATAATTGAAAATAGTAAAATAAATAATAAAGTGTATATGGTTGGCGATGCGATTTTTAATTATAAGGAAAAAATATTGGATAAATTAGGAAATTATATAAAAATATTTGAAGATAAAAATTTAAAAATTAATACAATGACATTTGTACAGATGTTTTTAGATGAAAATTTGAAAAATGCCGATGTGATGAGAAAAACTGATATTTTTAATCTGAAGCCAGATTATTTGGAAAAATCACAGGCGGAAAGGGATAAGAAATAA
- a CDS encoding cytochrome c biogenesis protein CcdA, whose protein sequence is MFNQPLLVGSVFLGGVASFLSPCILPIVPVYLGILSKGKKTVLNTFLFILGLSLTFVSIGFSFSFLTGIFFNDTIKVLAGILVIILGLHQTGILKFNFLEKNKSVNLDLIEKNSSLQAFLLGLTFSLGWTPCVGPILASVLTLAGEKGSAVYGGLMMFIYVLGLATPFVLFSFFSQELLKKVRTLNQYTNYFKIFGGFLIIFMGILLIMNKF, encoded by the coding sequence ATGTTTAATCAGCCATTACTGGTAGGAAGCGTATTTTTAGGAGGAGTAGCAAGTTTTCTATCTCCATGTATTCTTCCCATTGTTCCTGTATATTTGGGAATTTTAAGCAAAGGAAAAAAAACTGTGCTTAATACCTTTCTATTTATTTTAGGTCTTTCACTTACTTTTGTAAGCATTGGCTTTAGTTTTAGTTTTCTTACGGGAATTTTCTTTAATGACACTATAAAAGTTTTGGCAGGAATACTTGTAATAATACTGGGATTACATCAGACAGGTATCTTAAAATTTAACTTTTTAGAAAAAAATAAATCTGTAAATTTGGATTTAATTGAGAAAAATTCTTCATTACAGGCTTTTTTGCTAGGATTGACATTTAGTCTAGGGTGGACTCCGTGTGTAGGCCCTATTCTTGCCTCGGTGCTTACTCTTGCAGGCGAAAAAGGATCTGCAGTCTATGGAGGGCTAATGATGTTTATATACGTCTTAGGACTTGCCACTCCATTTGTTCTATTTTCCTTTTTCTCTCAGGAATTGCTAAAAAAAGTACGAACTTTAAATCAATACACAAACTATTTTAAAATCTTTGGAGGATTTCTAATTATATTTATGGGAATTTTACTAATAATGAATAAGTTTTAA
- a CDS encoding Tubulin/FtsZ domain-containing protein has protein sequence MNIENEKNVEIKVVGIGKTGNSALNEIIKAVEADFVAVSEKQENLDLSEAGIKILVAEDFEKKIQKALENTDMLFILAETDEVENVKISTAVAKIAQSLDILTISIIAAPSEAEFAKTGKAELKQFADIVITVPTEKISEEINKIFIKNIKVIEDIIRERGIVNLDFADVNSMLKNGGTAVLGYGIAAGENKEEVVVKQVLNEILEKSIKNARKILMNILAGPEIGLDELSKITRALEKELEADEASIVWAYAMKPDMEGTVSITLIATDFSDE, from the coding sequence ATGAATATTGAAAATGAAAAAAATGTTGAGATAAAAGTTGTAGGAATAGGTAAAACAGGGAACAGCGCCCTAAATGAAATAATAAAAGCTGTAGAAGCGGATTTTGTGGCAGTTAGTGAGAAACAGGAAAATTTGGACTTATCGGAGGCTGGGATAAAAATATTAGTAGCTGAAGATTTTGAGAAAAAAATTCAAAAAGCGCTGGAAAATACTGATATGCTATTTATTTTAGCAGAAACAGATGAAGTGGAAAATGTAAAAATATCTACAGCTGTTGCTAAAATAGCGCAATCACTTGATATATTAACTATATCAATAATAGCCGCTCCTTCTGAAGCAGAATTTGCAAAAACTGGAAAAGCGGAATTAAAACAGTTTGCAGATATTGTAATTACAGTACCAACTGAAAAAATATCTGAAGAAATAAATAAAATTTTTATAAAAAATATAAAAGTGATAGAGGATATAATACGAGAACGAGGAATTGTCAATCTTGATTTTGCAGATGTTAATAGTATGTTAAAAAATGGAGGAACAGCTGTATTAGGATATGGAATAGCTGCTGGAGAAAATAAAGAGGAAGTTGTTGTTAAACAGGTATTAAATGAAATTTTAGAAAAGTCCATAAAAAACGCCAGAAAAATATTAATGAATATTCTAGCGGGACCAGAAATTGGATTAGATGAACTAAGTAAAATAACTAGAGCACTTGAAAAAGAGCTAGAAGCTGACGAAGCCTCTATAGTGTGGGCATATGCTATGAAACCTGATATGGAAGGAACAGTAAGTATAACATTAATAGCAACAGATTTTAGTGATGAATAG
- the rfaE2 gene encoding D-glycero-beta-D-manno-heptose 1-phosphate adenylyltransferase — protein MRDEIVRFQKAGKKVVFTNGVFDILHIGHLTYLEEARNLGDILVVGVNSDASVKVNKGDKRPINSETNRAFVLLGTKFVDYTVIFNEKTPEKLLDILKPDIHVKGGDYKKEDLPETKVVEKNGGEVKILSFVDNISTTEIINKIIEVYKK, from the coding sequence ATGAGAGATGAAATAGTGAGATTTCAGAAGGCTGGGAAAAAGGTAGTTTTTACTAACGGAGTTTTTGATATCCTGCATATTGGGCATTTGACTTATCTAGAAGAAGCCAGAAATTTAGGCGATATTTTGGTTGTTGGTGTAAATAGCGATGCTTCGGTTAAAGTGAACAAGGGAGATAAAAGACCTATAAATAGTGAAACAAATAGAGCTTTTGTGCTTTTGGGTACAAAATTTGTAGACTATACAGTAATTTTTAACGAAAAAACACCAGAAAAACTGTTGGATATTTTAAAGCCAGATATTCACGTAAAAGGTGGAGATTACAAAAAAGAAGACTTACCAGAAACAAAAGTTGTTGAAAAAAATGGCGGAGAAGTAAAGATTTTATCCTTTGTGGATAACATTTCCACAACGGAAATTATTAATAAGATTATTGAAGTGTATAAAAAATAA
- a CDS encoding sensor histidine kinase, which translates to MKFKKTMKNSMLLQLFFYYLIGNLLFILFLSSIFYYTSKYLIMNKEIEYTNKNVISTSRYITLYADKLKNMINLLSVDADVRNFLISGNEDSKKSIEKMIYSILDSNKGIKNITVIGKNGNIVSSDKNNDMKISENMMKEKWYVDAINNSDMPVFNPSRKNSTSSMNSALWFLSISRDIKNSKGENLGVIVFDIKYEILERYLNSISFGKQIDNIIVDKNNNIIYYKDVKCFADKKCLAKFSEKNKNKDTYLYETQIENTNWNLRSLANTNDLVTLKKNFSHIVIIIFLVSLAFSSIITFIVITKILRPLIKLENHMQNFENNLREFHLSEKTGYEIQNLVEHFNIMVEKIKYLREYEIKALHSQINPHFLYNTLDTIIWMAEFKDNEKVINITKSLANFFRLSLSNGHEKIPLKDEIMHTKEYLFIQKQRYEDKLSYFFNIEDESLLSIEVPKIIIQPIVENSIYHGIKNLSENGIITIDVYRENSAINILIKDNGIGFEKAKQFKKSKTGGVGIKNVDKRIKFYYGKNYGVFINKDNKTEGAEVIIKIPFKSI; encoded by the coding sequence ATGAAATTTAAAAAAACAATGAAAAATTCAATGTTACTCCAGCTATTTTTTTACTATCTGATTGGAAACTTATTATTCATCCTGTTTTTAAGCAGCATTTTCTACTATACTTCAAAATATCTAATAATGAATAAGGAAATTGAATATACTAACAAAAATGTTATAAGTACATCCCGTTATATTACTCTTTATGCTGATAAATTGAAAAATATGATTAATCTTTTGTCTGTTGATGCCGATGTTAGAAATTTTTTAATATCAGGAAATGAAGATTCAAAAAAGAGCATTGAAAAAATGATTTATTCGATTCTTGATAGTAATAAAGGAATTAAAAATATTACTGTAATCGGGAAAAATGGTAACATTGTATCCAGTGACAAAAACAATGATATGAAAATATCAGAAAATATGATGAAGGAAAAATGGTATGTCGATGCTATAAACAATTCAGATATGCCCGTTTTTAATCCCAGCAGAAAAAATTCCACCTCCTCTATGAACTCAGCTCTCTGGTTTCTGTCAATCAGCCGTGACATAAAAAATTCAAAGGGAGAAAATCTTGGTGTTATTGTTTTTGACATTAAATATGAAATTCTTGAAAGATATTTAAATTCCATTTCTTTTGGAAAACAAATCGACAATATTATAGTAGACAAAAACAACAATATTATTTACTACAAAGATGTGAAATGCTTTGCTGATAAAAAGTGTCTTGCAAAATTTTCAGAAAAGAATAAAAATAAAGATACATACTTATACGAAACACAGATTGAAAATACAAACTGGAATTTAAGAAGCCTTGCAAACACAAATGACTTAGTTACCTTAAAGAAAAATTTTTCTCACATAGTTATTATCATTTTCCTAGTTTCATTAGCTTTTTCTTCCATTATTACATTTATCGTAATAACAAAGATTCTAAGACCTTTAATAAAACTGGAAAATCATATGCAAAATTTTGAAAATAATCTACGGGAATTTCATTTGAGTGAAAAAACAGGCTATGAAATTCAGAACCTTGTAGAACATTTTAATATAATGGTTGAAAAGATAAAATATTTGCGGGAATATGAAATAAAGGCTCTTCACAGCCAGATTAATCCACATTTTCTATACAACACGCTGGACACAATTATTTGGATGGCAGAATTTAAAGATAACGAAAAAGTAATCAATATTACAAAGTCCCTTGCCAACTTTTTCAGACTTTCTCTTAGCAACGGACACGAAAAAATACCATTAAAAGATGAAATTATGCACACTAAAGAATACTTATTCATACAAAAGCAGCGATACGAAGACAAACTTTCCTATTTTTTCAACATAGAAGACGAAAGTCTTCTTTCCATCGAAGTTCCAAAAATAATAATCCAGCCAATTGTAGAAAACTCTATCTATCACGGAATAAAAAACCTTTCTGAAAACGGAATCATCACAATAGATGTTTATAGGGAAAACAGCGCCATCAATATCTTAATCAAAGATAACGGAATAGGCTTTGAAAAGGCTAAACAGTTCAAAAAAAGCAAGACTGGAGGAGTAGGAATCAAAAACGTCGATAAAAGAATAAAATTCTATTACGGAAAAAATTATGGCGTATTTATAAATAAAGACAACAAAACCGAAGGAGCAGAAGTAATTATAAAAATTCCTTTTAAATCAATATAA
- a CDS encoding response regulator transcription factor, which translates to MYSILIIDDEPIIRRGIKTFIDFEKYKISDVYEAEDGNSAFKTFSEVLPDLVLLDINIPFKNGLTLAQEMKELKNDVKIAIISGYDYFEYAQKALKIGVEDYILKPVSKTDINEIISKLIYRLEETRKYNEARKIINKISHTEKTAKDVSYSKYKDILTKKIEDKYSEISFNLNSLADEMNLSSGYLSSLFKNLFGIPFQDYLNNMRMEKAKLLLLTTDLKNYEIGELVGIENFNYFNSKFKKTFGMTPKEFKKSVLEKL; encoded by the coding sequence GTGTATAGTATTTTAATAATTGATGATGAACCGATTATAAGAAGAGGTATTAAAACCTTTATTGATTTTGAAAAATATAAGATAAGTGATGTTTATGAGGCAGAAGACGGTAATTCTGCCTTTAAGACTTTTTCAGAAGTCTTGCCTGATCTTGTCTTGCTTGATATAAATATTCCATTTAAAAATGGGCTTACTCTTGCACAGGAAATGAAGGAACTGAAAAATGATGTAAAAATAGCCATCATTTCAGGATATGACTACTTTGAATACGCTCAAAAGGCTTTAAAAATCGGAGTTGAAGATTATATTTTAAAACCTGTTTCAAAGACTGATATAAATGAAATAATCTCAAAACTGATTTACAGACTGGAAGAAACTAGAAAATACAACGAAGCCAGAAAAATTATTAATAAAATCAGTCACACTGAAAAAACTGCCAAAGATGTTTCCTACAGCAAGTATAAGGATATTTTAACAAAAAAAATTGAAGACAAATACAGCGAAATTTCCTTTAACTTAAATTCACTGGCGGATGAAATGAACTTATCCTCAGGATATTTAAGTTCGCTTTTTAAAAATTTATTTGGTATTCCTTTTCAGGACTATTTAAATAATATGCGAATGGAAAAGGCAAAATTACTACTTTTGACAACGGATCTGAAAAATTATGAAATTGGAGAACTTGTGGGAATAGAAAATTTTAACTACTTCAATTCAAAATTTAAAAAAACTTTTGGAATGACTCCGAAAGAGTTTAAAAAAAGTGTATTGGAGAAATTATGA
- a CDS encoding PG0541 family transporter-associated protein, whose product MKRVEIYFDSYFIDKIKEEMKEYGIEQYIIIPQVYSRWSRTLKHFNNHVWPGTDSVLITYLEDRQAKEIMRLIKIMKIDLGKSISMGAAMLPVDDIIL is encoded by the coding sequence TTGAAAAGAGTTGAGATATACTTTGATTCTTACTTTATTGATAAAATAAAAGAAGAAATGAAAGAATATGGGATTGAGCAATATATTATTATTCCACAAGTATACAGCCGCTGGAGCAGAACATTAAAACATTTTAACAATCACGTCTGGCCTGGAACTGACAGTGTTTTGATAACATATCTGGAGGACAGGCAGGCAAAGGAAATTATGAGGCTTATAAAAATAATGAAAATAGATTTAGGAAAATCAATTTCAATGGGAGCAGCCATGTTACCAGTTGATGACATTATTTTATAA
- the msrB gene encoding peptide-methionine (R)-S-oxide reductase MsrB has translation MKSRSLLLFLILSLALFSVVLSNKNKNRKNRNENKPKKENIIQTGNENIREIYLAGGCFWGLEAYMERIDGVKDATVGYANGKTEKTSYNIVASTDHAETVHVKYDANKISLSKLLKYYFQVVDPTSINQQGNDRGRQYRTGIYYTNPKDKEIILQEIEEEQKKYTDKIQVEVQPLKNYILAEEYHQDYLRKNPNGYCHIDITKADEVIIDPKDYPKPSDEELKKRLTPLQYSVTQKKNTEHSFSNEYWDNHEAGIYVDITTGEPLFSSKDKYDSGCGWPSFTKPISKDVVTYANDTSFNMVRTEVLSRSGKAHLGHVFDDGPKDKGGLRYCINSASIKFIPLKDMEKEHYGYLIKLVQ, from the coding sequence ATGAAATCTAGAAGTTTACTATTATTCTTAATACTATCTTTAGCTTTATTTTCAGTAGTATTATCAAATAAAAACAAAAATCGAAAGAACAGAAATGAAAATAAACCGAAAAAAGAAAATATAATTCAGACAGGAAACGAAAACATCAGGGAAATCTATCTTGCTGGTGGCTGTTTCTGGGGACTTGAGGCATATATGGAAAGAATCGACGGGGTAAAGGATGCTACAGTTGGCTATGCGAACGGTAAAACTGAAAAAACGAGTTACAACATTGTCGCATCAACGGATCACGCAGAAACAGTTCACGTAAAATATGACGCAAACAAAATTTCTTTGAGCAAGCTTCTTAAATATTACTTTCAAGTTGTAGATCCTACTAGCATTAATCAGCAGGGAAATGATAGAGGCAGACAATACAGAACAGGTATTTATTATACTAATCCCAAAGATAAAGAAATTATTTTACAGGAAATTGAAGAAGAGCAGAAAAAATATACAGATAAAATTCAAGTTGAAGTTCAGCCTTTGAAAAATTATATACTCGCAGAAGAATACCATCAGGACTATTTAAGAAAAAATCCTAACGGATATTGTCACATTGATATTACTAAAGCAGATGAAGTTATTATTGATCCAAAAGATTATCCAAAACCAAGTGATGAAGAATTGAAAAAACGGCTTACTCCACTGCAATACAGTGTTACACAGAAAAAAAATACCGAACATTCTTTTTCAAATGAGTATTGGGATAATCATGAAGCTGGAATTTATGTGGATATAACAACAGGGGAACCATTATTTTCCTCAAAGGATAAATACGATTCAGGATGCGGCTGGCCAAGTTTTACAAAACCTATTTCAAAAGATGTTGTAACTTATGCAAATGATACAAGTTTTAATATGGTAAGGACAGAAGTGCTTAGTCGAAGCGGAAAAGCCCACTTGGGACATGTTTTTGATGATGGGCCTAAAGACAAAGGCGGGCTTCGTTATTGCATAAACAGTGCTTCAATTAAATTTATCCCATTAAAAGATATGGAAAAAGAGCATTATGGATATTTAATAAAATTAGTTCAGTAA
- the tsaE gene encoding tRNA (adenosine(37)-N6)-threonylcarbamoyltransferase complex ATPase subunit type 1 TsaE, which translates to MKNKILTFDKIDKLAKKLAEKLRNGGCLGLIGDLGAGKTTFTKKICECYNVTENVKSPTFTYVIEYSSGDVPVYHFDVYRINDSEEIYEIGFEDYIGEEGSVVIIEWADKILEEMPEDAVFVEINHYSDTAREVSVYTLKNGEKIDFEIE; encoded by the coding sequence ATGAAAAATAAAATATTAACATTTGATAAGATAGATAAATTAGCAAAAAAATTAGCAGAAAAATTAAGAAATGGAGGCTGTCTAGGGCTTATTGGAGATTTGGGAGCGGGGAAGACTACGTTTACTAAGAAGATTTGTGAATGTTACAATGTTACAGAGAATGTAAAAAGTCCAACATTTACTTATGTGATTGAGTATAGTTCTGGAGATGTGCCTGTGTATCATTTTGATGTTTATAGAATTAATGATTCTGAGGAAATTTATGAGATTGGGTTTGAGGATTATATTGGGGAAGAGGGGAGTGTTGTGATTATTGAATGGGCGGACAAGATTTTGGAGGAAATGCCTGAAGATGCGGTGTTTGTTGAGATAAATCATTATTCGGATACGGCTCGTGAAGTTTCTGTTTATACACTTAAAAATGGAGAAAAAATAGATTTTGAAATAGAATAA
- a CDS encoding redoxin family protein, which translates to MKKLIVTIVTLLSFGSISFGNTLQGVQLKDINNKPVSLNKYKGKKIYIKMWASWCPICLSGLSEINSLSADKSKNFTVITIASPGQKGEKPTAKFIQWYKGLNYKNTTVLLDEKGEVLKRAKVLGYPSNIILDGNLNIVKTLPGHLTAAQIKGAVK; encoded by the coding sequence ATGAAAAAATTAATTGTAACAATTGTAACTTTGTTGAGTTTTGGATCGATTTCATTTGGAAATACATTGCAAGGAGTTCAGTTAAAGGACATTAATAATAAACCTGTTTCCCTTAACAAGTACAAAGGTAAGAAAATATATATTAAAATGTGGGCTTCATGGTGTCCTATCTGTCTTTCGGGATTAAGCGAAATTAATTCTTTAAGTGCAGATAAAAGTAAGAATTTTACAGTTATAACAATTGCTTCTCCAGGACAAAAAGGAGAAAAACCTACAGCCAAATTTATTCAGTGGTATAAAGGGCTTAATTACAAAAATACTACTGTTTTGCTGGACGAAAAGGGAGAAGTGCTAAAAAGGGCAAAAGTTTTGGGATATCCTTCAAACATTATATTGGATGGGAACTTGAATATTGTTAAAACTTTGCCGGGACATCTGACTGCTGCACAAATCAAAGGAGCTGTTAAATAA